In Pan paniscus chromosome 13, NHGRI_mPanPan1-v2.0_pri, whole genome shotgun sequence, one DNA window encodes the following:
- the LOC100991867 gene encoding alkaline phosphatase, placental type: MLGPCMLLLLLLGLRLQLSLGIIPVEEENPDFWNRQAAEALGAAKKLQPAQTAAKNLIIFLGDGMGVSTVTAARILKGQKKDKLGPEIPLAMDRFPYVALSKTYNVDKHVPDSGATATAYLCGVKGNFQTIGLSAAARFNQCNTTRGNEVISVMNRAKKAGKSVGVVTTTRVQHASPAGTYAHTVNRNWYSDTNMPCSARREGCKDIATQLISNMDIDVILGGGRKYMFRMGTPDPEYPDDYSQGGTRLDGKNLVQEWLAKRQGARYVWNRTELMQASLDPSVTHLMGLFEPGDMKYEIHRDSTLDPSLMEMTEAALRLLSRNPRGFFLFVEGGRIDHGHHESRAYRALTETIMFDDAIERAGQLTSEEDTLSLVTADHSHVFSFGGYPLRGSSIFGLAPGKAQDRKAYTVLLYGNGPGYVLKDGARPDVTESESGSPEYRQQSAVPLDEETHAGEDVAVFARGPQAHLVHGVQEQTFIAHVMAFAACLEPYTACDLAPPAGTTDAAHPGPSVVPALLPLLAGTLLLLGTATAP; this comes from the exons ATGCTGGGGCCCtgcatgctgctgctgctgctgctgggcctGAGGCTACAGCTCTCCCTGGGCATCATCCCAG TTGAGGAGGAGAACCCGGACTTCTGGAACCGCCAGGCAGCCGAGGCCCTGGGTGCCGCCAAGAAGCTGCAGCCTGCACAGACAGCCGCCAAGAACCTCATCATCTTCCTGGGTGACG GGATGGGGGTGTCTACGGTGACAGCTGCCAGGATCCTAAAAGGGCAGAAGAAGGACAAACTGGGGCCTGAGATCCCCCTGGCCATGGACCGCTTCCCATACGTGGCTCTGTCCAAG ACATACAATGTAGACAAACATGTGCCAGACAGTGGAGCCACAGCCACAGCCTACCTGTGCGGGGTCAAGGGTAACTTCCAGACCATCGGCTTGAGTGCAGCCGCCCGCTTTAACCAGTGTAACACGACACGCGGCAACGAGGTCATCTCCGTGATGAATCGGGCCAAGAAAGCAG GGAAGTCAGTGGGAGTGGTAACCACCACACGGGTGCAGCACGCCTCGCCAGCCGGCACCTACGCCCACACGGTGAACCGCAACTGGTACTCGGACACCAACATGCCTTGCTCGGCCCGCCGGGAGGGCTGCAAGGACATCGCCACGCAGCTCATCTCCAACATGGACATTGAC GTGATCCTAGGTGGAGGCCGAAAGTACATGTTTCGCATGGGGACCCCAGACCCTGAGTACCCAGATGACTACAGCCAAGGTGGGACCAGGCTGGACGGGAAGAATCTGGTGCAGGAATGGCTGGCGAAGCGCCAG GGTGCCCGGTACGTGTGGAACCGCACTGAGCTCATGCAGGCTTCCCTGGACCCGTCTGTGACCCATCTCATGG GTCTCTTTGAGCCTGGAGACATGAAATACGAGATCCACCGAGACTCCACGCTGGACCCCTCCCTGATGGAGATGACAGAGGCTGCCCTGCGCCTGCTGAGCAGGAACCCCCGCGGCTTCTTCCTCTTCGTGGAGG GTGGTCGCATCGACCATGGTCACCATGAAAGCAGGGCTTACCGGGCACTGACTGAGACGATCATGTTCGACGACGCCATTGAGAGGGCGGGCCAGCTCACCAGCGAGGAGGACACGCTGAGCCTCGTCACCGCTGACCACTCCCACGTCTTCTCCTTCGGAGGCTACCCCCTGCGAGGGAGCTCCATCTTCG GGCTGGCCCCTGGCAAGGCCCAGGACAGGAAGGCCTACACGGTCCTCCTATACGGAAACGGTCCGGGCTATGTGCTCAAGGACGGCGCCCGGCCGGATGTTACCGAGAGCGAGAGCG GGAGCCCCGAGTATCGGCAGCAGTCAGCAGTGCCCCTGGACGAAGAGACCCACGCAGGCGAGGACGTGGCGGTGTTCGCGCGCGGCCCGCAGGCGCACCTGGTTCACGGCGTGCAGGAGCAGACCTTCATAGCGCACGTCATGGCCTTCGCTGCCTGCCTGGAGCCCTACACCGCCTGCGACCTGGCGCCCCCCGCCGGCACCACCGACGCCGCGCACCCGGGGCCGTCCGTGGTCCCCGCGTTGCTTCCTCTGCTGGCAGGGACCTTGCTGCTGCTGGGGACGGCCACTGCTCCCTGA